Proteins from one Impatiens glandulifera chromosome 2, dImpGla2.1, whole genome shotgun sequence genomic window:
- the LOC124927034 gene encoding ALBINO3-like protein 1, chloroplastic — MASFLSLASGPNLVLSPFPGRSTTPSPFLQQPLFSSSSSQRPFLRGNLSVVRLGLGQVQFPDEGLVRGVLERAEGFLFTIADAAVSSSPQTLTDSAAKQSNDWLSGITYYMENVLKVLKDGLSGLHVPYAYGFAIILLTVLVKAATFPLTKKQVESGMAMRSLQPQIKAIQQRYAGDQEKIQLETARLYKLAGINPLAGCLPTLATIPVWIGLYRALSNVADEGLLTEGFFWIPSLAGPTTIAARQSGSGISWLFPFVDGHPPLGWSDTCTYLVLPLLLIVSQYISVQIMQSSSSQNNDPNMKSSQALTNFLPLMIGYFALSVPSGLSLYWLTNNILSTAQQVWLQKLGGAKNSAVLVSDSFIKEEPSQSVLEEAATTVKKENREETLITNRRGGGPGERFKQLKEQEARRKKQREEEKRKADEEAATQTRNDQEIGSLKRRMEGGSECECECDSENGTSDSANGFGGGGSSSSTLETNNNNNSNSNRVIGNFSADGHNCQQRLGEKEEEVVGAVDHDESSGERTSNKEEEEGSSQ, encoded by the exons ATGgcttcttttctctctttagcTTCAGGACCTAACCTGGTTCTCTCTCCTTTTCCCGGGAGAAGCACAACTCCAAGCCCTTTTCTGCAGCAACCCCTATTTTCCTCTTCATCAAGTCAGCGCCCTTTCCTGCGCGGCAATCTTTCCGTGGTTCGTCTCGGGTTGGGGCAGGTTCAATTTCCGGATGAAGGTCTAGTTCGTGGTGTGTTGGAAAGGGCAGAAGGTTTCCTATTTACTATTGCTGACGCCGCCGTCTCTTCCTCGCCTCAGACGCTGACAGATTCTGCCGCTAAACAGAGCAATGATTGGCTATCTGGGATTACATATTACATGGAAAATGTCCTTAAG GTGCTAAAGGATGGGTTATCTGGGTTACACGTTCCGTATGCTTACGGTTTCGCAATCATTCTCCTTACGGTTCTTGTTAAAGCTGCAACATTTCCTTTGACAAAGAAACAG GTAGAATCAGGTATGGCAATGCGATCTCTACAACCTCAAATAAAGGCCATTCAGCAACGGTACGCTGGAGACCAG GAGAAAATTCAGCTTGAGACTGCTCGGTTGTATAAACTAGCCGGCATAAATCCGCTAGCAG GATGCTTGCCAACTCTTGCCACTATTCCTGTTTGGATTGGGCTATATAGAGCCCTCTCAAATGTTGCAGATGAG GGACTCCTGACAGAGGGCTTTTTCTGGATTCCTTCATTGGCTGGTCCTACTACCATTGCAGCTCGACAGAGTGGGAGCGGCATCTCCTGGCTTTTCCCTTTTGTA GATGGACATCCTCCACTTGGATGGTCAGATACTTGCACATATCTTGTCCTGCCTCTTCTGCTCATTGTCTCTCAATACATTTCTGTTCAAATCATGCAGTCCTCCTCCTCGCAG AATAATGACCCAAACATGAAGAGTTCACAAGCCCTTACCAACTTTCTTCCCCTAATGATTGGTTATTTTGCTCTTTCAGTTCCTTCTGGATTAAGCCTTTATTG GCTGACAAATAACATTTTGAGTACAGCGCAACAGGTGTGGCTTCAAAAATTAGGTGGTGCAAAGAATTCAGCTGTTCTAGTCAGCGATAGTTTCATCAAGGAAGAGCCATCTCAGTCTGTACTTGAAGAAGCAGCAACCACGGTCAAAAAGGAGAATCGCGAAGAGACGTTGATAACAAATAGGCGTGGTGGGGGTCCTGGGGAAAG ATTTAAACAACTGAAGGAACAAGAAGCAAGGAGGAAAAAACAGAGGGAGGAAGAAAAGAGGAAAGCAGACGAAGAAGCAGCAACACAAACAAGGAATGATCAGGAAATCGGATCACTTAAGAGGAGGATGGAAGGTGGAAGTGAATGTGAATGTGAATGTGATTCCGAGAATGGAACTAGTGATTCAGCTAATGGTTTCGGAGGCGGCGGCAGCAGCTCTTCCACATtggaaactaataataataataatagtaatagtaatagagTGATTGGCAATTTTTCTGCTGATGGTCATAACTGTCAACAACGTCTTGGTGAGAAG GAGGAAGAAGTTGTTGGTGCTGTAGACCATGATGAGAGTTCTGGTGAAAGAACAAGTAacaaggaggaggaggagggaaGTAGTCAATGA